A genomic window from Candidatus Deferrimicrobium borealis includes:
- the scpB gene encoding SMC-Scp complex subunit ScpB produces MEETPKPNPPTGSDPPGSADPPAMPPASGEPITVDELLRPAAGAETEPSVPDADLPRSASILESLLLVSTEPIPLDKARQLLGGLNRGQVREVLALLRAKYPADLSGILVEEVAKGIQFRTNPANQEHVRRLFDVKPPRFSRAALETLAIIAYKQPLTRQEIEQIRGVDCAGSLKTLMDRRLVKVTGKKDVPGKPFLFGTTREFMETFSLGSLSELPSMRDIEDFLAASTGTAVGESRPTMHLPAIPDGGIEQGGDELAASLAEAGPGEEGSSAEGKIPADVTEAELSDAASKAAGEGNEPGNGD; encoded by the coding sequence ATGGAAGAGACACCGAAACCGAATCCGCCGACGGGGAGTGACCCGCCGGGATCCGCCGACCCTCCGGCGATGCCCCCGGCGTCCGGGGAGCCGATCACCGTCGACGAGCTGTTGCGCCCCGCCGCCGGGGCGGAGACGGAGCCGTCGGTGCCCGACGCCGATCTTCCGCGCTCCGCCTCGATCCTGGAGAGCCTCCTCCTCGTTTCCACCGAGCCGATCCCCCTCGACAAGGCGCGCCAGCTGCTGGGAGGCCTCAACCGGGGCCAGGTGCGGGAGGTGCTCGCCCTCCTCCGGGCGAAATACCCCGCGGACCTCTCGGGCATCCTCGTGGAAGAGGTGGCGAAGGGGATCCAGTTCCGCACCAACCCGGCGAACCAGGAGCACGTGCGCCGTCTCTTCGACGTGAAGCCTCCGCGCTTCTCCCGGGCGGCGTTGGAGACGCTGGCGATCATCGCCTACAAGCAGCCGCTGACCCGGCAGGAGATCGAGCAGATCCGCGGCGTGGATTGCGCCGGGTCGTTGAAGACCCTGATGGACCGGCGGCTCGTGAAGGTGACGGGGAAGAAGGACGTTCCCGGCAAGCCGTTCCTCTTCGGAACCACCCGGGAGTTCATGGAGACGTTCAGCCTCGGCTCCCTCTCCGAGCTGCCGTCGATGCGGGATATCGAGGATTTCCTCGCCGCCTCCACCGGGACCGCGGTCGGGGAAAGCCGGCCGACGATGCACCTGCCGGCGATCCCCGACGGCGGGATCGAGCAGGGCGGGGACGAGCTCGCCGCGAGCCTCGCCGAAGCCGGGCCGGGGGAGGAAGGGTCGTCGGCGGAAGGGAAGATCCCGGCGGACGTGACCGAGGCCGAGCTGTCGGACGCGGCGTCGAAGGCGGCAGGCGAGGGGAACGAGCCCGGAAATGGCGACTGA
- a CDS encoding segregation/condensation protein A, producing the protein MSKAASPCATSWPTARAARGRWRAPRWRRSATLSGSDDRPDLSRQPGDSPASPVGDVPLRLDVFEGPLDILLHLVRDQKLDINDIPIAKITEQYLVYLDLMQALNLEVAGEFLVMASTLVYIKSKSLLPRHGDEEEEEDPEVMRQELSRRLIEYERFKEAAARLGDRPVLGRDVFVRDFLGEEIPDEELVITELSMADLITAFKDALARVPVDAAAEFSVDRLTIADAIASLLDRLKEEGSIRFEDIVAHCQSRNEIVSFFLAILELVRLKTIRVYQANPLGLISIVPAVRETENGRDTETESADGE; encoded by the coding sequence TTGTCGAAAGCGGCGTCTCCGTGCGCGACATCCTGGCCGACGGCACGCGCCGCGCGCGGGAGGTGGCGGGCGCCAAGATGGCGGAGGTCCGCGACGCTGTCCGGATCTGACGACAGGCCGGATCTCTCCCGGCAACCCGGCGACTCCCCGGCCAGCCCCGTCGGCGACGTCCCGCTGCGCCTCGACGTCTTCGAGGGCCCCCTCGACATCCTGCTGCACCTGGTCCGCGACCAGAAGCTCGACATCAACGACATCCCGATCGCGAAGATCACCGAGCAGTACCTGGTCTACCTCGACCTGATGCAGGCGCTGAACCTCGAGGTCGCGGGCGAGTTCCTGGTGATGGCCTCCACCCTCGTCTACATCAAGTCGAAGTCGCTCCTGCCGCGCCACGGGGACGAGGAGGAGGAGGAAGACCCCGAGGTGATGCGCCAGGAGCTGTCCCGGCGCCTGATCGAATACGAGCGGTTCAAGGAGGCGGCGGCGCGCCTGGGCGACCGCCCGGTGCTGGGGCGGGACGTCTTCGTTCGCGATTTCCTCGGGGAGGAGATCCCGGACGAGGAGCTCGTCATCACCGAGCTGTCGATGGCGGACCTCATCACGGCCTTCAAGGACGCCCTGGCGCGGGTGCCCGTCGACGCCGCCGCGGAGTTCTCCGTCGATCGGCTTACCATCGCCGACGCCATCGCTTCCCTCCTCGATCGCCTGAAGGAAGAAGGGTCCATCCGCTTCGAGGACATCGTCGCGCATTGCCAGTCGAGGAACGAGATCGTATCCTTCTTTCTGGCCATCCTCGAGCTGGTCCGCCTGAAGACGATTCGCGTGTACCAGGCGAACCCTCTGGGGCTGATCAGCATCGTGCCCGCCGTCCGGGAGACCGAAAATGGAAGAGACACCGAAACCGAATCCGCCGACGGGGAGTGA
- the trpS gene encoding tryptophan--tRNA ligase yields MRPSGQLHLGHYLGVLVNWKKLQEENDCFFFVADWHALTTEYDRTAVIRESIDDMVIDWLASGIDPEKATVFIQSHVPEHAELHLLLSMITPLPWLERNPTYKEQLREQTSRDLQTYGFLGYPVLQAADILMYDATLVPVGIDQVPHLELTREIARRFNFLYRECLTIPEAYLTETSKLMGTDNRKMSKSYGNAILLSDTSEEVWAKVKPMVTDPARQRRTDCGNPEICNVFSYHKLFSDETTIAKVDVGCRTAGIGCIECKKWMFEGMEKVLAPVREKRRQVVESGVSVRDILADGTRRAREVAGAKMAEVRDAVRI; encoded by the coding sequence ATGCGGCCGAGCGGCCAGCTTCACCTGGGACACTACCTCGGGGTCCTGGTCAACTGGAAGAAACTCCAGGAGGAGAACGACTGCTTCTTCTTCGTCGCCGACTGGCACGCCTTGACCACCGAGTACGACCGCACCGCCGTCATCCGCGAGAGCATCGACGACATGGTCATCGACTGGCTGGCCTCCGGGATCGACCCGGAAAAGGCGACGGTCTTCATCCAGAGCCACGTCCCCGAGCACGCCGAGCTGCACCTGCTCCTCTCCATGATCACGCCGCTGCCGTGGCTGGAGCGCAACCCGACCTACAAGGAGCAGCTCCGGGAGCAGACCAGCCGCGACCTGCAGACGTACGGCTTTCTCGGCTACCCGGTCCTCCAGGCGGCCGACATCCTGATGTACGACGCCACGCTCGTCCCGGTCGGCATCGACCAGGTCCCGCACCTCGAGCTCACCCGCGAGATCGCCCGCCGGTTCAACTTCCTGTACAGGGAGTGCCTGACCATCCCCGAGGCGTACCTGACCGAAACGTCGAAGCTGATGGGGACCGACAACCGGAAGATGAGCAAGAGCTACGGCAACGCGATCCTCCTCTCCGACACGTCGGAGGAGGTGTGGGCCAAGGTGAAGCCGATGGTCACCGACCCGGCGCGGCAGCGGCGCACCGACTGCGGGAACCCCGAGATCTGCAACGTCTTTTCCTACCACAAGCTCTTTTCCGACGAGACGACGATCGCCAAGGTGGACGTCGGCTGCCGCACCGCCGGCATCGGGTGCATCGAGTGCAAGAAGTGGATGTTCGAAGGGATGGAGAAGGTCCTCGCCCCCGTCCGCGAGAAGCGGCGGCAGGTTGTCGAAAGCGGCGTCTCCGTGCGCGACATCCTGGCCGACGGCACGCGCCGCGCGCGGGAGGTGGCGGGCGCCAAGATGGCGGAGGTCCGCGACGCTGTCCGGATCTGA
- a CDS encoding site-2 protease family protein, which produces MPDIAQFLHKLSVYAIPVILAITFHEAAHGWVAYKKGDPTAKMLGRVTLNPFPHIDPFGTVLLPAMMLLLGTGMVFGWAKPVPVNFRLLRDQKRDPIYVAAAGVVTNLALAALSGILFRVLTAIDPALLLEAMTHGAAPLTDTPARAVLVPLTLMCAVSVQFNVLLAVFNLIPVPPLDGGRIAVGLLPPRPSMALASVERYGMLIVLLLLMAGPLGIIWRFVDMLSTFILGG; this is translated from the coding sequence TTGCCCGACATAGCGCAGTTCCTTCACAAGCTGTCCGTATACGCGATCCCCGTCATCCTCGCGATCACCTTCCACGAGGCGGCGCACGGCTGGGTCGCGTACAAGAAGGGGGATCCCACGGCGAAGATGCTGGGGCGGGTGACGCTCAACCCGTTTCCCCACATCGATCCGTTCGGGACGGTGCTCCTCCCCGCCATGATGCTCCTTCTGGGCACGGGGATGGTGTTCGGGTGGGCCAAACCGGTCCCCGTCAACTTTCGCCTGCTGCGCGACCAGAAGCGGGACCCGATCTACGTCGCCGCCGCGGGGGTCGTCACGAACCTCGCCCTGGCCGCCCTCTCCGGCATCCTCTTCCGGGTCCTCACCGCCATCGACCCGGCCCTGCTCCTCGAGGCGATGACGCACGGCGCCGCCCCCCTGACGGATACCCCGGCACGCGCCGTACTGGTCCCCCTGACGCTCATGTGCGCCGTTTCCGTGCAGTTCAACGTGCTCCTGGCCGTCTTCAACCTGATCCCGGTCCCCCCCCTGGACGGCGGACGGATCGCCGTCGGCCTGCTGCCGCCCCGTCCCTCGATGGCGCTGGCGTCCGTCGAGCGCTACGGCATGCTGATCGTACTTCTGCTTCTCATGGCCGGCCCGCTTGGTATAATCTGGCGGTTCGTCGACATGCTCTCGACGTTCATCCTTGGCGGATAA
- a CDS encoding CBS domain-containing protein — protein MDVITTHLNADFDTIASMLAACKLYPGAVCVLPGSQEETVKGFLVQSAFYNLPMRKPREIDLDKVTRLILVDIRTRSRIGIFGELVGRPGVPVHVYDHHPDEDADVKGDLEVIRRVGSTTTILVQILKERGIPITPDEATVMMLGIYEDTGSLGFPSTTVDDYLAAAHLLSCGAKLTQVSDILAKDLTSGQISLLYDLLQGTRAYTIRGVEVVIAEARREEYVGDLALLVHKLRDMEGVSILFAICQMGDRVVLVGRSRKPEVDAAAVMREFGGGGHAYAASATVKDMTTFQVREKILRLLEEKVIPRRTAADVMASPARTVDAGDTILEVHHTLTRSNINAVPVMRSGKVAGILTRQVVEKAVYHGLGGERAGEYMNADYETATPETEIERIEEIIIGKNQRLVPVVRGKELLGVITRTGLLLFLYDMRDVEHPDAVEDVDTEGAMAPRKNVGNLMRDRLPARVLSLLRAAGECAERLGMKAFAVGGFVRDLVMRVDNLDVDIVVEGDGIRFAETFAEEQGARVRPHYKFGTAVLVFQDGFKIDVATARVEYYLKPAALPTVEYSSLKQDMYRRDFVINTLAVRLSPEGFGEVIDFFGAQRDIKEKVIRVLHSLSFVEDPTRILRAMRFERRFGFTVGRHTLNLIRNAVRLDLLARIPKPRLYNELELILKEKDPIWIVRRLSELGLGTSIHPALALDKPHLTLLGEVQEVLAWFSLLFLEEKVEKWAVSFLALLDPLSRDDAKKLVKDLGARSRVREWVRICKDEGESVILRLISTPSISRKMIHDVLSPLPTEVILYLMARSKHPDIKRYISLYFTQLKYVRLQVNGQDLLDLGYRPGPRFKRLFDLLLERKLAGELRNKKEEIAFLLSTSPPTPEPGRP, from the coding sequence ATGGACGTCATCACCACCCACCTGAACGCCGACTTCGACACCATCGCGTCGATGCTCGCGGCGTGCAAGCTCTACCCCGGGGCGGTCTGCGTCCTGCCCGGATCGCAGGAGGAGACGGTCAAGGGGTTCCTCGTCCAGTCCGCCTTCTACAACCTGCCGATGCGCAAGCCCCGCGAGATCGACCTCGACAAGGTGACCCGCCTGATCCTGGTCGACATCCGCACCCGCTCCCGCATCGGGATCTTCGGGGAACTGGTCGGTCGGCCGGGCGTCCCGGTCCACGTCTACGACCACCATCCCGACGAGGACGCCGACGTCAAGGGCGACCTCGAGGTGATCCGGCGCGTCGGCTCGACCACGACGATCCTCGTCCAGATCCTCAAGGAGCGGGGAATCCCCATCACGCCGGACGAGGCGACGGTGATGATGCTGGGGATCTACGAGGACACGGGCTCGCTCGGCTTCCCGTCGACCACGGTGGACGACTACCTCGCCGCGGCGCACCTGCTCTCCTGCGGGGCGAAGCTCACCCAGGTGTCCGATATCCTCGCCAAGGATCTGACCTCCGGGCAGATCTCCCTGCTGTACGACCTGCTCCAGGGGACGCGGGCGTACACGATCCGCGGGGTCGAGGTGGTGATCGCCGAGGCGCGGCGGGAGGAGTACGTCGGGGATCTGGCCCTCCTCGTGCACAAATTGCGCGACATGGAGGGGGTGAGCATCCTCTTCGCCATCTGCCAGATGGGGGATCGGGTGGTGCTGGTGGGGCGCAGCCGGAAACCGGAGGTGGACGCGGCCGCGGTGATGCGGGAGTTCGGCGGCGGCGGGCACGCCTACGCCGCCTCGGCGACGGTGAAGGACATGACGACGTTCCAGGTTCGCGAGAAGATCCTGCGCCTGCTCGAGGAGAAGGTGATCCCCAGGCGCACGGCCGCGGACGTGATGGCGTCCCCGGCGCGCACCGTGGACGCGGGGGATACGATCCTCGAAGTGCACCATACGCTCACCCGGTCCAACATCAACGCCGTCCCGGTGATGCGAAGCGGCAAGGTAGCGGGGATCCTCACCCGGCAGGTGGTGGAAAAGGCCGTCTACCACGGCCTGGGCGGGGAGCGGGCGGGGGAGTACATGAACGCCGACTACGAGACGGCGACGCCCGAAACCGAGATCGAGCGGATCGAGGAGATCATCATCGGGAAGAACCAGCGGCTGGTCCCGGTGGTTCGGGGGAAGGAACTCCTCGGGGTCATCACCCGGACGGGGCTGCTCCTCTTCCTCTACGACATGCGGGACGTGGAGCATCCCGACGCCGTCGAGGATGTCGACACGGAAGGGGCGATGGCGCCCCGCAAGAACGTGGGGAACCTGATGCGGGATCGGCTTCCCGCGCGCGTGCTGTCCCTGCTGCGGGCGGCGGGGGAGTGCGCGGAACGGCTGGGGATGAAGGCGTTCGCCGTCGGGGGGTTCGTTCGCGACCTCGTGATGCGGGTCGATAACCTCGACGTGGACATCGTGGTGGAGGGGGACGGGATCCGGTTCGCCGAGACGTTCGCCGAGGAGCAGGGCGCCCGCGTCCGTCCGCACTACAAGTTCGGCACCGCGGTGCTGGTCTTCCAGGACGGCTTCAAGATCGACGTCGCCACCGCGCGCGTCGAATATTACCTCAAGCCGGCGGCCCTCCCCACGGTGGAGTACAGCTCCCTCAAGCAGGACATGTATCGCCGGGATTTCGTCATCAACACCCTGGCCGTGCGGCTTTCCCCCGAGGGGTTCGGGGAAGTGATCGACTTCTTCGGCGCCCAGCGGGACATCAAGGAGAAGGTCATCCGGGTGCTCCACTCCCTGTCGTTCGTCGAGGACCCGACGCGGATCCTGCGGGCGATGCGCTTCGAGCGGCGGTTCGGCTTCACCGTCGGCCGGCACACGTTGAACCTCATCCGGAACGCGGTCCGGTTGGACCTGTTGGCCAGGATTCCAAAGCCACGGTTATACAATGAGTTGGAGTTGATCCTTAAAGAGAAAGATCCGATTTGGATCGTCCGGCGCCTCTCCGAACTCGGCCTCGGGACGTCGATCCATCCCGCCCTGGCGCTCGACAAGCCGCACCTGACGCTCCTCGGTGAGGTGCAGGAGGTGCTCGCCTGGTTCTCCCTCCTCTTCCTCGAGGAGAAGGTCGAAAAGTGGGCGGTGTCGTTCCTCGCGCTGCTCGATCCCCTCTCCCGCGACGACGCGAAAAAACTCGTGAAGGATCTCGGGGCGCGCTCCCGGGTGCGCGAGTGGGTCAGGATCTGCAAGGACGAGGGGGAGAGCGTCATCCTGCGCCTGATTTCGACGCCTTCCATCTCCCGGAAGATGATCCACGACGTCTTGTCCCCCTTGCCGACCGAAGTGATCCTTTACTTGATGGCGCGATCGAAACATCCCGATATCAAACGGTATATCTCCCTCTATTTCACCCAGCTGAAATACGTACGCCTTCAGGTGAACGGACAGGACCTCCTCGACCTCGGGTACCGTCCCGGCCCGCGGTTCAAGCGACTCTTCGACCTCCTCCTCGAGCGGAAGCTGGCCGGGGAGCTCCGCAACAAGAAGGAGGAGATCGCCTTCCTCCTCTCCACCTCCCCCCCGACCCCGGAACCGGGACGTCCGTAG
- the xerD gene encoding site-specific tyrosine recombinase XerD, producing the protein MDNDALLDAFLLHLKTERRLSGNTLSAYGADMHRFSVFLSERGIDARRFGRPDLLDHLTSLRDGGLSARSTARHVSTLRSFFRFLVREGVLAASPITGVKAPRLGRPLPKYLTLTQVDRLLAAPDGSTPEGIRDRAMLTIMYASGLRASEVVTLRLQNVDANAGFLYVLGKGGKERVVPVADVALTVLGEYTATARQSFLGKRHSSDLFLSRRGKAITRQTLWNRIRRWALAAGIEQGISPHTLRHSFASHLLAGGADLRAVQAMLGHADIATTQIYTHVTPERLRDIHGKHHPRG; encoded by the coding sequence ATGGACAACGACGCCCTCCTCGACGCTTTTCTCCTCCACCTGAAGACGGAGCGGCGTCTCTCCGGAAACACGCTGTCGGCGTATGGCGCCGACATGCACCGGTTTTCCGTCTTTCTCTCGGAACGCGGGATCGACGCGCGGAGGTTCGGCCGCCCCGACCTCCTCGACCACCTCACATCGCTCCGGGACGGGGGCCTCTCGGCCCGTTCCACCGCCCGGCACGTCTCGACGCTGCGCTCCTTCTTCCGGTTCCTCGTGCGCGAGGGGGTCCTCGCCGCGTCCCCCATCACCGGGGTCAAGGCGCCGCGGCTCGGGCGGCCGCTGCCGAAATACCTCACCCTCACGCAGGTGGATCGGCTCCTGGCCGCGCCGGACGGGAGCACCCCCGAGGGGATCCGCGACCGGGCGATGCTGACGATCATGTACGCATCGGGGCTGCGCGCCTCCGAGGTGGTGACCCTCCGGCTCCAGAACGTCGACGCGAACGCCGGTTTCCTGTACGTGCTTGGGAAGGGCGGCAAGGAGCGGGTGGTGCCGGTGGCGGACGTCGCCCTGACCGTTCTCGGGGAGTACACCGCCACCGCGCGGCAGTCGTTCCTCGGGAAGCGGCATTCGAGCGACCTGTTCCTCTCCCGCCGCGGAAAGGCGATCACCCGGCAGACGTTGTGGAACCGGATCCGGCGATGGGCGCTCGCGGCGGGGATCGAGCAGGGGATCTCCCCGCACACGCTGCGCCACTCGTTCGCCAGCCACCTGCTGGCGGGGGGCGCGGACCTGCGCGCGGTCCAGGCGATGCTCGGCCACGCCGACATCGCCACCACCCAGATCTACACGCACGTCACCCCGGAACGGCTGCGGGACATTCACGGCAAGCACCACCCCCGCGGGTAG
- a CDS encoding metallophosphoesterase, translated as MKVGILSDSHDHRGAAAGALLLFRAEGVGMVFHLGDVCSPAVLAGYADPALPLRGVFGNCDSDRDGLQEATGGAFRQGPHIETVDGRTILLAHSYDQLQGELSGRGRFDLVLFGHTHRPLTMRVGKALVVNPGESCGLVRGKNTCAIVDLATMEPRIVEIPLPEPG; from the coding sequence GTGAAGGTGGGGATCCTGTCAGACTCCCACGACCACCGGGGCGCCGCGGCAGGCGCGCTCCTCCTGTTTCGCGCCGAGGGGGTGGGGATGGTGTTCCATCTCGGGGATGTCTGCTCGCCGGCCGTCCTCGCGGGGTACGCCGATCCGGCGCTCCCCCTGCGCGGGGTCTTCGGCAACTGCGACTCCGATCGCGACGGGCTGCAGGAGGCGACCGGCGGGGCGTTCCGGCAAGGACCGCACATCGAAACGGTGGACGGGCGGACGATCCTGCTCGCGCATTCCTACGACCAGCTGCAGGGGGAGCTCTCCGGGCGGGGGCGGTTCGACCTCGTCCTCTTCGGCCACACGCACCGGCCGCTCACGATGCGGGTCGGCAAGGCGCTGGTGGTGAACCCGGGGGAGTCGTGCGGCCTCGTGCGGGGGAAGAACACGTGCGCGATCGTCGACCTGGCCACGATGGAGCCGCGGATCGTGGAGATCCCCCTCCCGGAGCCCGGCTGA
- the glnD gene encoding [protein-PII] uridylyltransferase: MPLPSLSRDLLRTDLPDRDFLDSLKEFLAGTHVAVREQQRQCLCGGVEACRMLSDAMDAVLSVLHERARGRFRASAPDISRRMSVVAVGGYGRRELCPHSDVDLLFLHGYKVDRFVEAMTEWMLYPLWDLGLEVGHSVRNIKETIRLAGGDDSIRTSLLDHRLVTGDDPLYRDSARELDRFLYFQGGDKFIGKKIGEMRSRHAKVGSTVYLLEPNVKEGRGGLRDLQTAVWGARIKYKCDDLAQLRKKGVVGPRTVETIHHVLGYLLRVRNELHYLQGKKADVLGFEAQERLAASFRYRQLGSNQAVERFMRSYYLHAASAARLSDEVLEEVGRFLPEEGGRKPFFFLQRKLVGAGGILYKGKLQVKDRASFEKEPIRILEFFRSMQKTRSYLSPQARRNIQMALPAVGAAFREDREAAKLFLEILSDPVHLRETLLAMNESRFLARYIPEFAPLYCKVQRDIYHVYTVDIHSIRCASVLAGIETSSSRTEEEEGFHRIHASVKNRGLFHLAILFHDIGKGKGHGHSRIGAEIVARIGARWGLAEADVSDLVFLVEQHLLMANVSQRRDLHDIELILSFADTVGTASRLDMLYLLTYADMKEVAPEVWTQWKAMLLAELYEKGRNVLDQGALKRPFEERAYRRRQEVREFLGGEPPETVERFLSRVDDRYLLATPDGRFVEHCRTLEAFDGKTPVIVATDSPGSGTTEFLVVCPDERGLFAKIAGTLSANTMNILTASIATTVDAVALDTFYANYLGKPLRGDPKKQRVIADLSRVLRGETTVEALMAEPRVGKYVRDRVPRYRPTRVVFDNSVSSRCTVVDIFTYDRIGLLYDITSTLTALGIDIALSKISTKADQVADVFYIVDRDGRKISTNERQEEIRQALLASIGA, from the coding sequence GTGCCGCTCCCATCCCTTTCCCGAGACCTCCTGCGGACCGACCTCCCCGACCGGGACTTCCTCGACAGCTTGAAGGAGTTCCTCGCCGGCACCCACGTCGCGGTGCGCGAGCAGCAGCGCCAATGCCTCTGCGGCGGGGTGGAGGCGTGCCGGATGCTCTCCGACGCCATGGACGCCGTCCTGTCGGTTCTCCACGAACGCGCCCGCGGGCGATTCCGCGCCTCGGCGCCGGACATCTCCCGCCGGATGTCGGTCGTCGCGGTGGGCGGCTACGGTCGTCGCGAGCTGTGCCCCCACTCCGACGTGGACCTTCTTTTCCTTCACGGGTACAAGGTCGACCGGTTCGTCGAGGCGATGACCGAGTGGATGCTCTACCCGCTGTGGGATCTCGGCCTCGAGGTGGGGCACAGCGTCCGCAACATCAAGGAGACGATCCGGCTCGCCGGCGGGGACGATTCGATCCGCACGTCGCTCCTCGACCACCGGCTCGTCACGGGGGACGACCCCCTGTACCGCGATTCGGCGCGGGAGCTGGACCGGTTCCTCTACTTCCAGGGCGGCGACAAGTTCATCGGGAAGAAGATCGGGGAGATGCGCTCGCGGCACGCCAAGGTCGGTTCGACGGTCTACCTGCTGGAGCCGAACGTCAAGGAGGGGCGCGGTGGCCTGCGCGACCTTCAGACGGCGGTCTGGGGGGCGCGGATCAAGTACAAGTGCGACGATCTGGCGCAGCTGCGGAAGAAGGGCGTGGTCGGGCCCCGGACCGTCGAGACGATCCACCATGTCCTCGGTTACCTTCTCCGGGTGCGGAACGAGCTCCACTACCTGCAGGGGAAGAAGGCCGACGTCCTCGGCTTCGAGGCGCAGGAGCGGCTGGCGGCGAGTTTCCGATACCGGCAGCTCGGGTCGAACCAGGCCGTCGAGCGGTTCATGCGGTCGTACTACCTCCACGCGGCCTCGGCGGCCCGGCTTTCCGACGAGGTCCTCGAGGAGGTGGGGCGTTTCCTGCCGGAGGAGGGGGGACGAAAGCCGTTCTTCTTCCTGCAGCGGAAGCTCGTCGGCGCGGGGGGGATCCTCTACAAGGGGAAGCTGCAGGTCAAGGACCGCGCCTCCTTCGAGAAGGAGCCGATCCGGATCCTCGAGTTCTTCCGGTCGATGCAGAAGACGAGATCGTACCTCTCCCCGCAGGCCCGGCGGAACATCCAGATGGCGTTGCCCGCGGTGGGGGCCGCCTTCCGCGAGGACCGGGAAGCGGCGAAGCTCTTCCTCGAGATCCTCTCCGACCCGGTCCACTTGAGGGAGACGCTCCTCGCCATGAACGAGAGCCGTTTTCTCGCCAGGTACATCCCGGAGTTCGCCCCCCTCTACTGCAAGGTGCAGCGGGACATCTATCACGTCTACACGGTGGACATCCATTCGATCCGCTGCGCGAGCGTCCTGGCGGGGATCGAGACCTCCTCTTCCCGCACGGAGGAGGAGGAGGGGTTCCACCGGATCCACGCGTCCGTAAAGAACCGCGGGCTGTTCCACCTCGCGATCCTGTTTCACGATATCGGAAAGGGGAAGGGGCACGGCCACAGCAGGATCGGCGCGGAGATCGTGGCGCGCATCGGCGCCCGGTGGGGGCTCGCGGAGGCGGACGTTTCGGACCTCGTCTTCCTCGTGGAGCAGCACCTGCTGATGGCCAACGTTTCGCAGCGGCGCGACCTGCACGACATCGAGCTGATCCTTTCCTTCGCCGACACCGTGGGAACGGCCTCCCGGCTGGACATGCTCTACCTGCTCACCTACGCGGACATGAAGGAGGTGGCCCCGGAGGTCTGGACCCAGTGGAAGGCGATGCTCCTGGCCGAGCTGTACGAGAAGGGGCGCAACGTTCTGGACCAGGGGGCCCTCAAGCGCCCCTTCGAGGAGCGCGCGTACCGGAGGCGCCAGGAGGTGCGGGAGTTCCTGGGCGGGGAGCCCCCGGAGACGGTGGAGCGGTTCCTTTCCCGCGTCGACGACCGGTATCTCCTGGCGACGCCCGATGGCCGGTTCGTCGAGCATTGCCGGACCCTCGAGGCGTTCGACGGGAAGACGCCCGTCATCGTGGCGACCGACTCGCCGGGGTCGGGGACCACGGAGTTCCTCGTCGTCTGCCCCGATGAGCGCGGCCTCTTCGCGAAGATCGCGGGGACGCTGTCGGCCAACACCATGAACATCCTCACCGCCTCGATCGCGACCACCGTGGACGCCGTGGCGCTGGACACGTTCTACGCCAACTATCTCGGCAAGCCCCTGCGGGGGGACCCGAAGAAGCAGCGCGTCATCGCGGACCTCTCGCGCGTTCTCCGGGGGGAGACCACGGTGGAGGCGCTCATGGCCGAGCCTCGGGTGGGGAAGTACGTCCGGGACCGCGTCCCCCGGTACCGGCCCACCCGCGTCGTCTTCGACAACTCGGTCTCCTCGCGCTGCACGGTGGTGGACATCTTCACCTACGACCGGATCGGCCTTCTCTACGACATCACGAGCACGCTGACGGCGCTGGGGATCGACATCGCGCTCTCCAAGATCTCCACGAAAGCGGACCAGGTGGCCGACGTCTTCTACATCGTGGACCGGGACGGGCGGAAGATCTCGACCAACGAACGCCAGGAGGAGATCCGTCAGGCGCTCCTCGCGTCCATCGGGGCGTAG